The following proteins are encoded in a genomic region of Coffea eugenioides isolate CCC68of chromosome 6, Ceug_1.0, whole genome shotgun sequence:
- the LOC113774448 gene encoding vinorine synthase-like, with translation MVTKRLVFNKEKLAALKELTSSAAIGSLVRDPTRVEAVSAFIWKHFIGLTKAKADNTKQTFAAYHTVNLRIRMSLPLLIISFTKVNDEYIKNVQSGMPYLNTLSNEMKPLFEEDMGSCCWCGFPVYEVDYGWGKPVVVCTSAVPMNNVVILMSTRCGDGIEAWINMLEDEIAMLPEEILSLATDHLLSCP, from the exons ATGGTGACAAAGCGGTTAGTGTTCAACAAAGAAAAGTTGGCAGCACTTAAAGAACTTACTTCCTCTGCTGCCATTGGTTCGCTGGTTAGGGATCCCACTCGGGTGGAAGCTGTTTCTGCTTTTATATGGAAGCATTTTATTGGATTGACAAAGGCTAAAGCTGATAATACTAAACAAACTTTTGCCGCATACCATACTGTCAATTTGAGAATCAGAATGAGCTTGCCGCTTTTGATCATCT CATTTACAAAAGTCAATGATGAATACATCAAGAATGTTCAGAGTGGGATGCCATATCTAAATACCTTGAGTAATGAAATGAAACCACTTTTTGAAGAAGATATGGGCTCTTGTTGTTGGTGCGGATTCCCAGTTTATGAAGTGGACTATGGATGGGGTAAGCCTGTTGTGGTCTGCACTTCAGCTGTTCCAATGAATAATGTGGTAATTTTGATGAGTACAAGATGTGGTGATGGAATAGAAGCATGGATTAACATGCTGGAGGATGAAATTGCTATGCTTCCTGAAGAGATCCTTTCACTTGCAACCGATCATCTCTTGTCATGCCCCTGA